A region from the Corynebacterium halotolerans YIM 70093 = DSM 44683 genome encodes:
- a CDS encoding amidohydrolase encodes MGLNNSAVTEILSDLESSRPRREELYKFFHQHPELSLQEDVTAGRIREELEAVDIEVHRVGRTGLVAVIANGDGPTVAARADIDALPVREESGKDYAATDATQLDERSGAETPVAHACGHDVHISSLLGACQAFQAHRDQWAGTFVGVFQPAEETAEGARDMVEHDIAEIMPTPDVYLGQHVLASVPGGHVGTTPGPVLSSAASIRVVVHGKGSHGSMPELGVDPVVLASSIVMRLQTVVAREIPARETAVVTVGALHAGTKSNIIPDSAELLINTRAYDDGVEKHLHEAIERIVRQECAASRSPREPEFTYYDTYPLTDNHPASTAAVRESFDAFFGERSVDMDPVPASEDFSVIPDALGVPYVYWGIGGFADQENAPGNHNPGFAPDLRPTLDLGVQAIVVAAGAWLAGDTL; translated from the coding sequence ATGGGTCTGAACAATTCCGCCGTCACCGAGATCCTCAGCGACCTCGAGTCCTCGCGTCCACGGCGCGAGGAGCTCTACAAGTTCTTCCACCAGCACCCGGAACTGTCCCTCCAGGAGGACGTCACCGCCGGCCGCATCCGCGAGGAGCTCGAGGCGGTCGACATCGAGGTTCACCGCGTGGGCCGTACCGGCCTGGTGGCGGTGATCGCCAACGGTGACGGACCGACCGTCGCCGCGCGCGCCGACATCGACGCCCTGCCGGTCCGGGAGGAGTCGGGCAAGGACTACGCCGCCACCGACGCCACCCAGCTCGACGAACGCAGCGGGGCGGAGACCCCGGTCGCCCACGCCTGCGGCCACGACGTCCACATCAGTTCCCTGCTCGGCGCCTGTCAGGCCTTCCAGGCACACCGGGACCAGTGGGCGGGCACCTTCGTCGGGGTCTTCCAGCCCGCGGAGGAGACCGCCGAGGGCGCGCGCGACATGGTCGAGCACGACATCGCCGAGATCATGCCGACCCCGGACGTCTACCTGGGCCAGCACGTCCTGGCCTCCGTGCCGGGCGGTCACGTGGGCACCACCCCGGGTCCGGTGCTCTCCTCCGCCGCGTCGATCAGGGTGGTCGTGCACGGCAAGGGCTCCCACGGCTCCATGCCCGAGCTGGGCGTGGACCCGGTGGTGCTGGCCTCGTCCATCGTCATGCGCCTGCAGACCGTCGTCGCCCGGGAGATCCCGGCGCGGGAGACGGCCGTCGTCACGGTCGGCGCACTGCACGCCGGCACGAAGTCCAACATCATCCCCGACTCGGCGGAGCTGCTCATCAACACCCGCGCCTATGACGACGGCGTCGAGAAGCACCTCCACGAGGCCATCGAGCGTATCGTCCGACAGGAGTGCGCGGCCTCCCGCAGCCCGCGGGAGCCGGAGTTCACCTACTACGACACCTACCCGCTGACCGACAATCACCCGGCGTCGACCGCGGCGGTGCGCGAGTCCTTCGATGCGTTCTTCGGTGAGCGTTCGGTGGACATGGATCCGGTGCCGGCCTCGGAGGACTTCTCCGTCATCCCCGACGCGCTGGGGGTACCGTACGTCTACTGGGGCATCGGCGGCTTCGCCGACCAGGAGAATGCGCCGGGCAACCACAACCCGGGTTTCGCGCCCGACCTCCGGCCGACGCTGGACCTCGGGGTGCAGGCCATCGTCGTCGCGGCCGGCGCGTGGTTGGCCGGGGATACACTGTGA
- the rplO gene encoding 50S ribosomal protein L15, which produces MSEIIKLHDLRPAKGANKPKHRVGRGEAGKGGKTAGRGTKGTSARKQVSAAFEGGQMPLHMRLPKLKGFKNPNKVVFQVINVADLEKAFPEGGDIAVSDIVAKGLVRAKQPVKVLGNGDLSVKLNITADKFSKSAVEKIEAAGGTATQA; this is translated from the coding sequence ATGAGCGAGATCATCAAGCTCCACGATCTGCGCCCGGCCAAGGGCGCCAACAAGCCGAAGCACCGCGTTGGTCGCGGTGAGGCCGGCAAGGGTGGTAAGACCGCAGGCCGCGGCACCAAGGGCACCAGTGCTCGTAAGCAGGTTTCGGCCGCTTTCGAGGGTGGCCAGATGCCGCTGCACATGCGTCTGCCGAAGCTCAAGGGCTTCAAGAACCCGAACAAGGTCGTCTTCCAGGTCATCAACGTTGCTGACCTCGAGAAGGCCTTCCCGGAGGGCGGCGACATCGCTGTCTCCGACATCGTCGCCAAGGGCCTCGTCCGCGCGAAGCAGCCGGTCAAGGTGCTGGGCAACGGCGATCTCAGCGTCAAGCTGAACATCACCGCCGACAAGTTCTCCAAGTCCGCTGTGGAGAAGATCGAGGCCGCGGGCGGCACCGCCACCCAGGCCTAG
- the rplF gene encoding 50S ribosomal protein L6 — protein MSRIGKNPIAIPSGVQTTIDGQHVEVKGPKGTLSVDVPAPITVAVEDDQIVVSRPDDHRKNRSLHGLSRSLVNNLVVGVTEGYTIKMEIFGVGYRVQLKGSNLEFALGYSHPILIEAPEGVTFAVDGTTKFSISGIDKQVVGQIAANIRRLRKDDPYKGKGIRYEGEQIRRKVGKTGK, from the coding sequence ATGTCACGTATCGGTAAGAACCCGATTGCCATCCCGTCCGGCGTGCAGACCACGATCGACGGTCAGCACGTTGAGGTCAAGGGCCCGAAGGGCACCCTGTCCGTCGACGTCCCGGCCCCGATCACCGTCGCCGTCGAGGACGACCAGATCGTGGTCTCCCGTCCGGACGACCACCGTAAGAACCGCTCCCTGCACGGTCTGTCCCGGTCGCTGGTCAACAACCTCGTTGTCGGCGTCACCGAGGGCTACACCATCAAGATGGAGATCTTCGGCGTGGGTTACCGCGTCCAGCTCAAGGGCAGCAACCTCGAGTTCGCCCTGGGCTACTCGCACCCGATCCTGATCGAGGCTCCGGAGGGCGTCACCTTCGCGGTCGACGGCACCACCAAGTTCTCCATCTCGGGTATTGACAAGCAGGTCGTTGGGCAGATCGCCGCCAACATCCGTCGTCTGCGGAAGGACGATCCCTACAAGGGTAAGGGCATCCGCTACGAGGGTGAGCAGATCCGCCGCAAGGTCGGAAAGACGGGTAAGTAA
- the rpsH gene encoding 30S ribosomal protein S8 — MTMTDPIADMLSRVRNANHAHHDIVSMPSSKLKANIAEILKQEGYIESYTVEDAKVGKTLTLELKYGPSRQRSIAGVRRVSKPGLRVYAKSTNLPQVLGGLGVAIISTSQGLLTDRQATEKGVGGEVLAYVW, encoded by the coding sequence ATGACCATGACTGATCCTATCGCCGACATGCTGTCGCGCGTGCGCAACGCAAACCATGCGCACCACGACATCGTGTCGATGCCCTCCTCGAAGCTCAAGGCGAACATCGCCGAGATCCTCAAGCAGGAGGGCTACATCGAGAGCTACACCGTCGAGGACGCCAAGGTCGGCAAGACCCTGACCCTCGAGCTGAAGTACGGCCCGTCGCGTCAGCGTTCCATCGCCGGCGTGCGCCGCGTCTCCAAGCCGGGCCTGCGCGTGTACGCCAAGTCCACCAACCTGCCGCAGGTCCTCGGTGGCCTGGGCGTGGCGATCATCTCCACGTCCCAGGGTCTCCTGACCGACCGCCAGGCTACCGAGAAGGGTGTAGGCGGAGAAGTTCTCGCCTACGTCTGGTAA
- a CDS encoding HD domain-containing protein, whose protein sequence is MSTTTSPAWEKADPGAHAADPRAMAFADAYPQRPIPTGRPVDDSSICAAPSTGLEALWQAVVPETRTRANDIHLPIVTAYATRLCEAYPQADRELVLVATALHDTGWAHVDESRIISEGFQGDWRKAAIRYEHEAEGCQVARRVLPELGYDAEFVDRVCEIIDGHDTRPVAFSLEDALVRDSDRLWRFDRAGIAMSTTWFGMDPAEYTDRLEREILPELITEAAVRMAEADLARSRALMRTEAIR, encoded by the coding sequence ATGAGCACCACCACTTCCCCCGCCTGGGAGAAAGCCGATCCGGGCGCGCACGCGGCAGATCCCCGCGCCATGGCCTTCGCCGACGCGTACCCGCAGCGCCCCATTCCCACCGGCCGCCCCGTCGATGACTCGTCCATCTGCGCGGCGCCGTCGACCGGCCTGGAGGCCCTGTGGCAGGCGGTCGTGCCGGAGACCCGCACCCGCGCCAATGACATCCATCTGCCCATCGTCACGGCCTACGCCACCCGCCTGTGCGAGGCCTACCCGCAGGCCGACCGTGAACTGGTGCTGGTAGCCACGGCGTTGCACGACACGGGTTGGGCGCATGTGGACGAGTCCCGCATCATCTCGGAGGGCTTCCAGGGGGACTGGCGCAAGGCCGCCATCCGCTACGAGCACGAGGCAGAAGGCTGCCAGGTGGCACGGCGCGTGCTGCCCGAGCTGGGCTACGACGCCGAGTTCGTCGACCGTGTCTGCGAGATCATCGACGGCCACGACACCCGCCCCGTCGCCTTCTCCCTCGAGGACGCGCTGGTCCGCGACTCCGACCGGCTGTGGCGTTTCGACCGCGCCGGAATCGCGATGTCCACCACCTGGTTCGGCATGGACCCGGCCGAGTACACCGACCGGCTGGAGCGGGAGATCCTGCCCGAACTGATCACCGAGGCCGCCGTCCGCATGGCGGAGGCCGACCTGGCCCGCTCCCGGGCCCTGATGCGCACGGAGGCAATCCGATGA
- the rplR gene encoding 50S ribosomal protein L18 produces MSNTAENQKRTPVGKDISTRRRAARARRHFRIRKTLRGTPEAPRLVVHRTSRHMHVQVIDDVAGHTLAAASTMEPDVRSLEGDKKAKAAKVGQLIAERANAAEIEKVVFDRAGYKYHGRIAALADAAREGGLKF; encoded by the coding sequence ATGAGCAACACCGCAGAGAATCAGAAGCGCACCCCGGTCGGCAAGGACATCTCCACCCGCCGTCGTGCCGCCCGCGCCCGCCGTCACTTCCGTATCCGCAAGACCCTGCGTGGCACCCCCGAGGCGCCGCGTCTGGTCGTCCACCGCACCTCCCGCCACATGCATGTCCAGGTCATCGACGATGTCGCCGGACACACCCTGGCCGCCGCCTCCACCATGGAGCCGGACGTCCGCTCCCTCGAGGGCGACAAGAAGGCCAAGGCCGCCAAGGTCGGCCAGCTGATCGCCGAGCGCGCCAATGCCGCTGAGATCGAGAAGGTCGTCTTCGACCGTGCGGGTTACAAGTACCACGGCCGCATCGCCGCTCTGGCCGATGCCGCCCGTGAAGGTGGTCTGAAGTTCTAA
- a CDS encoding aldehyde dehydrogenase family protein, producing the protein MTTSLTTATALPDARARRAALDLPYTHVDDFYINGGWVTAADPARNEVTDPATGEVWGSVPVATDAELDAAVTAARRALAAWGGRSAAERAAYLLRIADEIEARAGVLALTNTRENGSPISETRGAATNAAGIFRYFAGLADWLDGDDVRPFPAGGAESVVDKDPVGVCGLIAPWNFPINLVVIKLAPALLAGCPVVIKPASPTPLSLRFIIDAVHAAGVPAGVVNLLTGPGRFGDAIVRHPGVDKIAFTGSTPVGRKIAAACGELLRPVTLELGGKSSAIVLPDADLDAMSKVLIRSCMRNTGQTCYISTRILAPASRYEEVVDMVAATIGDAVQGDPLDEGTVFGPVATTAQYDTVMEYIASAHSEGARAVTGGDSADTTTVGPGLEDGVFIQPTVFADVTPEMRIAREEIFGPVIAILKYDDADGSVDEAVGLANNTEFGLGGIVFGADEQRALEVARRVDSGSVGINFFGSNHSAPFGGRHDSGLGVEYGIEGLSAYLTYKSIHRRTR; encoded by the coding sequence ATGACCACTTCCCTGACCACCGCCACGGCGCTTCCCGACGCCCGCGCCCGCCGCGCCGCACTCGACCTGCCGTACACCCACGTCGACGATTTCTACATCAACGGCGGCTGGGTCACCGCCGCGGATCCGGCACGCAACGAGGTCACCGACCCGGCCACCGGCGAGGTCTGGGGCTCGGTGCCGGTGGCCACCGACGCGGAACTCGACGCCGCCGTGACCGCCGCCCGCCGCGCGTTGGCTGCCTGGGGTGGGCGGAGCGCCGCCGAGCGCGCGGCCTATCTGCTGCGGATAGCGGATGAGATCGAGGCCCGGGCCGGGGTCCTGGCGCTGACCAACACCCGGGAGAACGGTTCGCCGATCTCGGAGACCCGCGGTGCCGCCACCAACGCGGCCGGCATCTTCCGCTACTTCGCCGGCCTGGCCGACTGGCTCGACGGCGACGACGTCCGTCCCTTCCCGGCCGGGGGCGCGGAGTCCGTGGTGGACAAGGATCCGGTCGGGGTCTGCGGGCTGATCGCCCCCTGGAACTTCCCGATCAACCTGGTCGTCATCAAGCTGGCCCCGGCCCTGTTGGCCGGCTGCCCCGTCGTCATCAAGCCGGCCTCCCCCACCCCGCTGTCCCTGCGCTTCATCATCGACGCGGTCCACGCGGCCGGGGTGCCGGCGGGCGTGGTCAACCTCCTGACAGGCCCGGGCCGCTTCGGTGACGCCATCGTGCGCCACCCGGGCGTCGACAAGATCGCCTTCACCGGGTCCACGCCGGTGGGGCGGAAGATCGCCGCCGCCTGCGGCGAACTGCTGCGCCCGGTCACCCTCGAGCTGGGGGGCAAGTCCTCGGCCATCGTGCTGCCGGACGCGGACCTGGACGCCATGTCGAAGGTGCTCATCCGTTCCTGCATGCGCAACACGGGGCAGACCTGCTACATCTCCACCCGGATCCTCGCCCCGGCCAGCCGTTACGAGGAGGTCGTCGACATGGTCGCCGCCACCATCGGCGACGCCGTCCAGGGCGATCCCCTGGACGAGGGAACGGTCTTCGGACCGGTGGCCACCACCGCCCAGTACGACACCGTGATGGAGTACATCGCCTCCGCCCACTCGGAGGGAGCGCGGGCGGTGACCGGCGGGGACAGCGCGGACACCACCACTGTCGGCCCGGGGCTGGAGGACGGCGTGTTCATCCAGCCGACCGTGTTCGCCGACGTCACCCCGGAGATGCGCATCGCCCGGGAGGAGATCTTCGGGCCCGTCATCGCGATCCTGAAGTACGACGATGCGGACGGTTCCGTCGACGAGGCCGTCGGACTGGCCAACAACACCGAGTTCGGGCTCGGCGGGATCGTCTTCGGCGCGGATGAGCAGCGGGCGCTGGAGGTGGCCCGCCGGGTCGACTCCGGTTCCGTCGGCATCAACTTCTTCGGCTCCAACCACTCCGCCCCCTTCGGTGGGCGACACGACTCTGGCCTGGGCGTGGAGTACGGCATCGAGGGGCTCAGCGCCTACCTGACCTACAAGTCCATCCACCGGCGCACGCGGTGA
- a CDS encoding DUF6457 domain-containing protein: protein MSQKHEKSDRDIETAHQWLQTAAAELGVDPGLLRPVIKDLLDLTRDVAHGPSRPAAPLTAFLVGLASGGAIPGGTGQEEAVAVIRERIGRVSGLIRENYGTGAAAEK, encoded by the coding sequence GTGAGTCAGAAGCACGAGAAATCGGACCGCGACATCGAGACCGCCCACCAGTGGCTGCAGACCGCCGCCGCTGAGCTCGGCGTCGATCCCGGTCTGCTGCGCCCGGTGATCAAGGATCTGCTGGATCTCACCCGCGACGTCGCGCACGGTCCCTCCCGACCCGCCGCGCCCCTGACCGCGTTCCTCGTCGGCCTGGCGTCCGGCGGGGCGATTCCCGGGGGCACCGGGCAGGAGGAGGCGGTGGCGGTGATCCGCGAACGTATCGGCAGGGTCAGCGGGCTCATCCGCGAGAACTACGGGACCGGGGCAGCGGCGGAGAAGTAG
- the rpsE gene encoding 30S ribosomal protein S5: protein MPGRERRDGGRSADENKKNERNDRRGGRRDDRRNQQQDERNQYIERVVTINRVSKVVKGGRRFSFTALVIVGDGQGMVGVGYGKAKEVPAAIQKGAEEARKNFFRVPMVGGTITHPVQGEAAAGIVMLKPAAPGTGVIAGGAARPVLECAGVQDILSKSLGSDNAINVVHATVDGLKQLVRPEEVAARRGKTIEEVAPARILRARAGQEA from the coding sequence ATGCCGGGACGTGAACGGCGTGACGGCGGACGCTCCGCCGACGAGAACAAGAAGAACGAGCGCAACGATCGCCGCGGCGGCCGCCGCGACGACCGTCGCAACCAGCAGCAGGACGAGCGCAACCAGTACATCGAGCGCGTCGTCACCATCAACCGTGTGTCCAAGGTCGTCAAGGGTGGTCGTCGCTTCAGCTTCACCGCTCTCGTGATCGTGGGCGACGGTCAGGGCATGGTCGGTGTCGGTTACGGCAAGGCCAAGGAGGTGCCGGCCGCCATCCAGAAGGGTGCCGAGGAGGCTCGCAAGAACTTCTTCCGCGTCCCGATGGTCGGTGGCACCATCACCCACCCGGTCCAGGGCGAGGCCGCCGCAGGCATCGTCATGCTGAAGCCGGCCGCCCCGGGTACCGGTGTCATCGCCGGCGGCGCCGCCCGTCCGGTGCTTGAGTGCGCCGGCGTCCAGGACATTCTGTCGAAGTCCCTGGGCTCCGACAACGCCATCAACGTCGTCCACGCGACCGTGGACGGCCTCAAGCAGCTGGTCCGCCCCGAAGAGGTCGCCGCCCGCCGCGGCAAGACCATCGAAGAGGTTGCTCCGGCCCGTATTCTGCGCGCCCGCGCAGGGCAGGAGGCGTAA
- the rpmD gene encoding 50S ribosomal protein L30 — translation MALKITQIKGLAGTTPKQRENMRSLGVRRIRHSVVRPDTPAVRGMVHVVRHLVTVEEVAGE, via the coding sequence ATGGCTCTGAAAATCACCCAGATTAAGGGACTGGCTGGCACCACCCCGAAGCAGCGCGAGAACATGCGCTCGCTCGGCGTGCGGCGCATCCGCCACTCCGTGGTCCGCCCCGACACCCCCGCGGTGCGAGGCATGGTCCACGTCGTGCGCCACCTGGTCACCGTCGAAGAAGTGGCAGGGGAGTAG